The segment GCTGGTGTAGGTCCAGATGTGACTCCCTGTGAACATGTTACATCTACTGTTAGAGAGTGGTTTCGAGGAGATGTGGTTACAATGGAGAAAGCTAATGCTCATAAGCATCAAGGAAGCCAAGATTCACCCGGAGGAAGTGTCTCTCCTACAGCTGTGGAGGCTAACCAAATGGTTTTGTTGCCAAACAAGTCCCAAGAGTGGATTGGTCAGTGCTCTTCCTATGCAAGCTTTTTCGATTTTTCAGCTGTGGATTCATCAGGCTttagagagatgatgatgatgactgcAAGTGATGGTACTCTTCCTGATTCCCATGATTTAAAAGGATGGATGCTTCAGGAAGCGTTGGGAGAAGTGGAAGAGTATGTGAAGAAGATCAAAGATTCATGGGCGGTCACAGGTTGCAGCATCTTGTTGGAAGCTTGGGTTGACAGTAGAGGCCGTGATCTTGTTACTTTCCTTGCGGACTGTCCGGCTGGTCCGGTGTATCTAACATCTTTAGATGTCTCTGACATAAAACACGAGATCAACGCTTTGATATCTCTAGTGGATGGGCTTGTTGATGAAGTTGGAGTGCAGAACGTGGTCCAGATTGTTGCATGCTCAGCTTCTGGTTGGGTTGGTGAATTAGGAGAGTCTTATGCGAGTAACAAGAAGGGAGCGTTCTGGTCTGTGAGTGTATCTCACTGCTTTGAGCTTATGTTGTTGAAGATTGGAGAGATAGATTCACTTGGATACATTGTTGACGCTGTCAATGTGATTACAGatttcatcaacaacaatccATTGGTTTTGAAGCTTGTCAGAGATCAAGATCACAGTCTCTCAATAGACATGACTGCCTCCTCAGAGTTTGAGTTTTTCTTGCCGTACTTAACTCTAGAGAGTATTTTCAGGGTCAAGAACGAATTGGCAGCCATGTTTCTTTTATCTGATTGTAACAACGAAGAAGACATAAGAGTCTCCAAGTTGGTGAATGATACAACTTTCTGGAAAGCTGTTGACAAAGTTCTGAAATGCACATCTCCTCTGATTCACGGTCTACTCTGGTTCTCTAAGCCCAACAATCAGCATGTTGGGAATATCTATGAAACTATGGATGTCATAAAGGAGATAATCGCCAGGGAATTCAATAACAAGGAATCATGTTATGAGCCGTTGTGGGATGTGATTGATGATGTCTGGAACAAGCACCTTCACAGTCCTCTTCATGCTGCTGGTTACTTCCTGAACCCGGCTACTTTCTACTCGGATGATTTCCATCTTGATTCAGAAGTAGCCTCCGGTCTTTGCGCTTCTCTGGTTCATGTAGTAAAAGAAAGTGACATTCAAGTTAAAGTTGCTACTCAGCTTGACATATACAGAGTTGGTGATGACTGTTTTAACGAGGCCAGTCAAGCTGATCAGATCACTGGAATCACTCCAGGTGTGTGTGAACCTCTTGAGTTTTCATATGTAGTTGTATTGTTTTGCAGACACTTGCGTTCTTGGAATCAGTTAGTGACAAAAGAGTTTTGTCATTTTTGATTCTCTCTTTGCAGCTGAGTGGTGGGCTCAAAAGGCGAGCAATCACCCAGAACTGCAGAGTTTCGCCATTAAGATTCTGAGCCAGACATGTGAAGGTGCTTCAAGGTACAAACTACAGAGTAAATTAGCAGAGAAGCTGGTGCTCACTGAAGGAATGACCAGTTTTGAGCAAGAGCGGCTTGAAGATTTGGCGTTTGTTCATTACAATCTTCATCTCAAAAGCTGCAAAGCCAAACTAAGTGAAGAGCAGTGAAGAGATTGTGCTGCAggatagttatatatatatagactggCATGTTCagcttttgtctttttttttctcaaggtGCAAATAACAGTTATGTAGTTTGTATGTTCATGAAATCCACTTTTTGAATCACCGCTGGTGAATGAAACAACAGATTTGGTGCAGTATTAATTATCTGATCACGCAGCACAATGATCAACTTTAgtctttttaatatatctttctTCTTAATCGAACTTGGCATGACAAGAGCTACACTGATAACTTCAACCCAGAACATTGCCATATGCGTTCGAAGCGTTAAGAGTTGGGAGATAACTTGGCAGTAGTTGGACAGGATAAGACGAATTATCTGTGTTATCTACAGTGTGTTAGAGCAACATGACAAGGTCATGAAGCAGAAGCAATCCCAGAGCTCCCAGAGCTATGGTGTTTGAAGTTTTCATAGGTATCTTAAGTTCGTTACAACAATCTTCATCTACAAAAGCCACACTAAGAAAAGAACACTCAACATATTGTCTTAGCAGATGGCTTGGCTTTTAGTCAATGcgtagatttttatttatgtagttTGTATAATTCACTCACGCAAAACAATGatcaagtctttttttttgttctacttGAAACTATACGTATTTTTCTAGTGTGAAGATTTGGAATAGTATACACAAGAATCCAACAGATTTAAGCCAAAAATATCGTATGAACACTAGACTAGACAATTATTTCAACACAAAGTTGTTCTCTACTCGTTGgctttcaaatttcaaatatgaaaCTCTACAAAAATCTTGAAATATTGTTATAAATTGtcaacaagaaaacaaaaactcagTAAAGAGAATCAGGCTCCAGTCCACTAGCCCCTGACCAGAAAgcgacagaaaaaaaaattacttaaacaTGTATTCTTGCATGTGACAATGcatcagtattttttttttgtgattttctcaagatatttttaagtttcctCTCTTCTTTTTAGTTTAATTCACTTTTTCTTTGCAACTATTGAGAGAAAAAGACATGAAATTGCAAGTGCCCGTGTAAATTGAAAGTAGTGTGTTGCAGATTCTCTCCTCTGTTCTGTTCAACTGTACCTTTGTCTTGTTGTACACTCTGCCCAATTACCAACTCATTATTTAATTCATTATTTGGTAATAATAAGAAAGAGTAGACCTTTTTTGAGATAGCATTTAATGTTGACTCACAATAGagaattttcttttgaaattcaAATTGAGAAACTTTTTAAGAttggaaaataaatagaagtcGGAAAAGTAAATAGAAGTGTGACACCTAGTTGTACCATTAAGTCAGACAGATATATTTCTGTGAGAGAATCTAGTAGCGCTTTCAGAAGAAGCTCGGGGTTTTGTTTCTTGAATCACatcgctcttcttcttcttcttctctctgatTCTTCACTGTTCTCTTGCAGCCATTTTaagaagtagaagaaacataaaAGGTTTGCTTTTGTTCCCACTGTTCCTCTTTTCTTGTTTGAATTTAGTTTTTGTTGTAGAAATTTGGTTACACTCTCTGATTAAAAGTTTCAatccttttttctttgttctggCCATTGACTTCGGTATATTCTTAAAAGTCAATTTGAAAGATATGTTCTTTCGGAGACCAGTTGATATCTTTTGGGGATAAGGTCTTTAGCCTCAGTCTTCTCTTTTTCATCAAAGTTATTTATCTTCTTTATAAGGCTACAGTAGATTAGATTACAATAAGACAATCAAACAGACATTCTTTAAAACTCAACCATATATTGAATTTGCATTTTCAAATATTGCATCTTTTGGTTACTTTTAGCTGTTTCTTGAGCTATCTTGAACCAACAACTGCTTAACCTTTCAATGTGAATTTTTGACCATGTGATACGTTTGGCTGTCtggtcgttttttttttttgaaaacgaCATGCTCCTGTGATTATTTTCTGTATTATAAATGAGATTTGTCCTTATTAGATGTTCACAGGTGTAACAGTGTTTCTCTTGCCTCTTCATCATGTAGTTGGACTACATGTGCTGAGAAAAATCCATAACCAAATCTCCGTTATTTGATTAATGTCTTGTGCTTAGTAGACAACTCACTTTGGTCTTTTTCTTTCCTCCAAGATGTTATCTTATCTCATTTATTATGTGAATCTAATTTTGTGCAGGGATTATATCATTTAAGTCTTATGTACTTTGAGAGAAGAACCTGAAATATATTTGCTGTTATGGTAGTAACTGCCAAACTCCAGACCCTTAGGATGCATCAACTTTTGAAATCCAAGTAAGAatcatcatttctttttttttctatgtatCTTCAACTTCTGTATTTTGTTTCCAATTCTCCTTACTAAATTGACTTGAATGTTTCAACAGATCCAATTCATTATGGGGCACAGGAATCAAGTCAGATGTATGAACTTACACTAAGTCCGGGATTTTACATGTTGAGTGAAGTTTATGCAGTCTTTAAACAGCACTAAGAGCTTTGCTATCGTGTATAATTTGTTTACAGGGCATAGAAAGTTGTCAAGAGTCTACAAGTGGAGAATCTTTTTCATATAGATACCAACTTGAAGAGGATGTGAGCTTCTGAACTCAAAAATAGTCTCCATTTCTCTAATTAGTTGCAGTGTTTTATAATTCTAAAAGAAGGTTTTATGTTACAGGTAAAAAGATTGCAACTTCAACTCCAAGAAGAAGTGGAGTTGCATACTTTTTTAGAGAGCCTCATGGAGAAAGATCCTTGGGAGCTATCTTCTTCTTGTAGTGTTGTCCCACATCCTGTATGTTTCCTAATACTACTGTGATTGATTTTTCGAAGTTACCATTTTGTTTGGCTGATTGATTCTGAAAATTTGGGGCAGGCTCAAGAACTTCTTTCCAGTATAGCCACGCTAGAGACTGCAGTCACGAAGCTCGAGCAAGAAATGATGTCATTGAATTTCCAACTTAGCCAAGAACGAAACGAGAGAAGACTAGCTGAATATCATTTGACACATTCTGCTTCTCCACCAGTATGCATCTCCTTTGTTATTCATCactgtctttgttttttttaattgtaatcTATATTGGTGTATAACTATGTCCTAGTTATGCagaattcttcttcttcttccttgagaTATTTGGATTCTGAATTACATCAATCAGCAGAAGACAGTCCACGTCAAGACCAAACAGTCCAAAAGCAAGAATCTTCTTCTGAGTCATCATCTCAGGCAGAATCAACCGTTGAGGTATGAACTCATATTCCAACCCTTAGGATACGAATAGCAATTGTATCTGACATTGTTTGCTTACTAAACCAGAAATCATTGGACTCAAGTAATGATTTTCTTGAGAAGAAGCTAATGAGGAAGACAAACGCTAGGAAGCTACCTAGAGGAATGCCACCTAAGTTCATGTGGGATCATCCTAATCTGCTATCTGAAGAAATGGTGAGATGTATGAAGAACATCTTCATGTCTCTTGCTGATCCGACAGCAACTTCGAAAGCATCCTCAAACGAGAGCCAGCTCTCACCGGTGTCAGTATCACCACGAGGGCATCTATCAAGCTCATCTTCCTGGTGGCCTTCAACAGAACGGTCAATGATCTCTTCATGGGTGCAAAGCCCCCAGATAGATATCCAAAAGAACACTGATGTCTTGGCCACAGGACAAGTCTTTGATCCTTATAGAGTTCGTGGGAAGTTAAGCTGGGCAGAGATTGGAAACTACAGTTTGGCGTCCGAGGTTTCTTGGATGTCTGTTGGGAAGAAACAGTTGGAATATGCTTCTGGCGCCCTGAGGAAGTTCAGGTATTGGAGTTACTCTAACGGTTTTGTAATAAgactcaaaataaataatcatggCTGGTTCTGTGAATAGGACACTAGTGGAGCAACTTGCTAGAGTGAACCCAATTCATTTGAGCTGCAATGAGAAGCTAGCTTTCTGGATTAACCTTTACAACGCATTGATCATGCATgttagtttcttctttttttctcttctagTTATCAAGAACCATTCTGAATGTTTTATGAGAGTTGTGGTTTTTTAAATGCAGGCGTATTTGGCTTATGGTGTCCCGAAAAGCGACTTGAAACTCTTCTCCTTGATGCAAAAGGTTACATTATCACTTGTGACATGCTTGGTTTTGTTCTTTGTTGTCTTATCTTATTCTTGTATGTTTTGCTCCACAGGCTGCTTATACTGTTGGAGGGCATTCATATACTGCGGCGGCAATGGAGTATGTGATACTGAAGATGAAACCTCCTACGCACAGGCCACAAATTGTATATAAAGCTTTTATACTCATCTTCATAGTTCTTcttttgtttgtctttttctgAATATCAGATAACATTTACTCTATTTTCTGATGTGTAGGCTCTGCTTCTTGCCATCCACAAACTGAAAGTATCAGAAGAACAACGCAAGGCAAGCATCGATACACATGAACCTCTTCTCGCCTTTGCCCTAAGCTGTGGAATGTACTCTTCCCCTGCGGTAAGTAACTAAGCAAACTATCTTTCTCCTTTTATTTGGCTTTAAACTATGGAATGTGAACTCATGCATCTCGTTGCAGGTGAGGATCTACACAGCCAAAGGAGTGAAGGAAGAGCTACTAGAAGCTCAAAGGGAGTTCATACAAGCATCTGTAGGGCTGAGCAGCAAAGGGAAGCTCTTGGTACCCAAAATGGTCCATTGTTACGCCAAGAGTTTGGTGGAGGATTCGAACTTGGGGGTGTGGATAGCGAAGTACCTCCCGCCACATCAAGCAGCTTTTGTGGAACAGTGCATCTCTCAGAGAAGACAAAGCCTTCTTGCCTCACGTAACTGTGGAATACTCCCCTTTGATTCTCGTTTTAGATATCTGTTTCTCCCCgacgacaacaacaacaactcgtCTAAGTAATAACCTTTTAAAAGCTCTGTTTTGTCTGTAAAAAGCCTGTTTGACTTCATAAGAACCAAGAGCCATTAGGAGCCGTGTTCAGCAACATGATCATATTATTATTCCCAGCTTTAGTTTTGGAGCTTATCAGtgtacatttaaaaaataaagtatatgTGAAAAAATGTTGTTGAAAGTGTTAAAAGTTGTTGCAAATcttacaaataaatttattatttacacACTTTCAACATTcttttcgtatattttattaGCTTATAGCTTTGCCATAACGAAGGGATCTAAAGAGAGTTAAGACCCAACAGCTCAAATCGGATTCAAGTTAAAAGAAGCACCAAAATTTGAATCAAAATCACATATACACATTCGTCTGTACCTTAAGAAtacatcaaattaaataataaaacatctAACTATATACCTCCTTGTGGAACCTAAATTAGCAGTAGCTGTGTAAAATGACTTTCCTCTGTGATATTTTCTCCATTTGCATCCTTTCTTCTAAGCATGAGCTCAAAAAGCGCACCCCTTAATAATCACATAGACGAGAGATATAACATGTCTGTCTATGTTGATCAGTCAGAAGTAGAGGTTGCTGCATCGGTGGCTCTCTGCCGCACCATCTCCTTCACAGCTGCTCTTCGTCTTGAATCTGCTTGTTGTTGCTTTCTACTAAAATGAGCTCTCAACTCTCTGTCACAAGTGTAAGATCATTAGAGAAAATCATAAACTTCTATTGaagaaaattcattttttttaagtAGTAGCTCAGATTCACGTACCTGCATTTGGGTACTCTGCACTGGAGATCTCTGCAGTTCCGGGAGTGCATTCGGAAGAGGGACCACATTCTCTTACAAGGAACGCAGGAGTTTCTGTTCTTGCATGCAACACCATGCCTGACGAGAAGCTTAATCATGCGGCACCTTGGATACTGGCACTGCGCTGAGAAGCATGCCATCGCGTGTAGCAGCAGCTCTGTTAACTGCACTACCAAAACTGTATCAGCAAATGACGAGAAGAGAAGCCAAGAGAATTAAGAAAGTGAAAAAGACATTACCTGCGCAGTCTGGATTTGATTAGTTTGTGTGTTCTGAACAACAGAATCAGTCGCAGATGGACGGCTAACGAGGCTGTGTGGATGGTTGATGCCCTTTGAGTAGCAACCACTGCAAACTTCATAGTCAGGACAAACCTCGCAACGCCAACCTTGAGCAGGTTCAAGCTCTTGCTGGCAGATGGCGCATGCCGTTGGGAATGCAGGGACGGTTGGGTTGTGGAGATGATAGAGAATCATCATAGAAGAGTGTTTTGCTCGCCTCAGTGTGTCGTACTGGTAGTGGTTTCCTTGGCAAAGACTTAGGAAAGCTTGCCTAGTATCAAAGAACTCGCTCTCAAGGATGTCATCGCTGTCCTTGATTTCAGTAGGAACGTCTTCAATGGCAATCTGTAGAGACCAAAAACCTTGTCATGTACCGAACCAACATGaagataaaaaaacaaacatcttAAATCTCTGTCAACGTTAGAAACTTACAGGATATAGTACATGCTTCTCCCTCTGATTGACTGGATGTCTCTCCTTTTCCAGACGGTTCTTTTCCACTTCATGACACCTgtataaaaagaagaaagctCGTGAGATGCAGCCAAAGAGTGTGCTAAATCTTATAATAATCCAACATATACTCTCCACTAATTCAGTGGAGAAAAGTCTTTCGGCTATATATTTCTACAGCATTTTGAGATTAATATAGTAAAgtatgaaacaaacaaaaattgagGCGGCAAGTAGAACTTACTTGTCACAAATCTGAAAGTTCTTACACTGGTGGCACACCCACCGATGTCCAGATACCATGAGAGTGCAACAATGTTTGCAGCAATGTTGCAAATGAACCATGATGAAATCTTCCTTCATTGGGAGGATAATCTCACCCAGCTACAGAGAAGAAACAGCAATGGAAAGTTAGGTGGCGATCTCTTACTAtaacagagaaagagagagagaagaaacttACTTTATGCATTAGCAGAAGATCCTTAGTGGCATTGGCAGAAAGGTCCAGCTGACCAACTGCTTTTAAAGCCCTTTTCGATATGACCTTTTTAGGCATTACTTTTCTATTAGACTTCTTGCCATCTTCTTCTTGGCTCATTTGATCTATTAGATCCTCGGCGGCGCCTGGCCAGTAGTCCCCATCAAAATATGGCAGCCTTGCTGCTGTTACCTTAGCTCTACATTCCCCAGATTGGACGAAGAAATGATCATAGAAGTTTGTACATTCAACAACCACTTTTTCCTTGGCTGCTTTCCTTAGCATTGCTAAATACCTGAAAAGGAATGAGTACACTATGCATCATggtgaataaaaaaaacaagtatTACAAGAAAGAATCATCACATACCACTCCCTTAGTTTGTCAGTCTTTGGCGTTTTCTGAATCTCAGGATGACAGTAGAGAATGTAATCTTCACCCTTAAGAGGAGGGCATGCCCATATATAGCAGCTTGAAAACCCACGTTTCTTACAGTAATCAAGATAACCAATCTGCAAGACCATTGTTGATAAAACTTGTGAAGAAAATGAGCCAGGAAGCAACTaggatcagaaaaaaaaatagcttaCCAGAATCTCATGGTATACAAAAGTACGAAGGGCCTCCCCAGACACAGTTCTAACGTCAGGTCTGAAGTACTTAACCGAGTCTAGATAGGAAAGGTATACACGCCGCTGATTGGGAGAGGCGGAATCTGTTCCAAACTCCTGGACGTACATGCCAAATAGGCAAACTTCAACACCTTCAATCTTTTGAAACAACAGAATGGcctgaaagaaagaaaggaataaagaaaaattacatATAAGTGAGCAGAGAAGCTGATGGTCAAGAGGCATCATGCAGTAGTATGAAAGCATGATTAGAAAATAAGAACCAAGAAGTTGGTACCTTAGACTTATAAGGGAACTCTGATGAGTAATTTTCTTCCCTGAAAATGTCAAGAAAGCGTGGCTTTACTTCTAATATTTTGTCAACAGATGCAACAACTCTGATAACAAGTGAGTCTGCTCCAGGGACCTGGTATattaataaagaaagaaactacATCGTTACCTTCCTATACATAAGGACATATCATTACAAGATATAAGGCACTGGAACATTAgctgtcttcttttttttacacTAGATAATTATGTTATTATGTTATTTGAGAAATATTACAGACGTTCTACAGCTATTTTGTATCTTTCTGTAAGCCCAACTTCAT is part of the Raphanus sativus cultivar WK10039 chromosome 5, ASM80110v3, whole genome shotgun sequence genome and harbors:
- the LOC108856544 gene encoding uncharacterized protein LOC108856544 — translated: MDIHEHGVWVNKKRRRVQCKHCGKEMSGLQHLKCHLAGVGPDVTPCEHVTSTVREWFRGDVVTMEKANAHKHQGSQDSPGGSVSPTAVEANQMVLLPNKSQEWIGQCSSYASFFDFSAVDSSGFREMMMMTASDGTLPDSHDLKGWMLQEALGEVEEYVKKIKDSWAVTGCSILLEAWVDSRGRDLVTFLADCPAGPVYLTSLDVSDIKHEINALISLVDGLVDEVGVQNVVQIVACSASGWVGELGESYASNKKGAFWSVSVSHCFELMLLKIGEIDSLGYIVDAVNVITDFINNNPLVLKLVRDQDHSLSIDMTASSEFEFFLPYLTLESIFRVKNELAAMFLLSDCNNEEDIRVSKLVNDTTFWKAVDKVLKCTSPLIHGLLWFSKPNNQHVGNIYETMDVIKEIIAREFNNKESCYEPLWDVIDDVWNKHLHSPLHAAGYFLNPATFYSDDFHLDSEVASGLCASLVHVVKESDIQVKVATQLDIYRVGDDCFNEASQADQITGITPAEWWAQKASNHPELQSFAIKILSQTCEGASRYKLQSKLAEKLVLTEGMTSFEQERLEDLAFVHYNLHLKSCKAKLSEEQ
- the LOC108858936 gene encoding uncharacterized protein LOC108858936, with amino-acid sequence MVVTAKLQTLRMHQLLKSKSNSLWGTGIKSDGIESCQESTSGESFSYRYQLEEDVKRLQLQLQEEVELHTFLESLMEKDPWELSSSCSVVPHPAQELLSSIATLETAVTKLEQEMMSLNFQLSQERNERRLAEYHLTHSASPPNSSSSSLRYLDSELHQSAEDSPRQDQTVQKQESSSESSSQAESTVEKSLDSSNDFLEKKLMRKTNARKLPRGMPPKFMWDHPNLLSEEMVRCMKNIFMSLADPTATSKASSNESQLSPVSVSPRGHLSSSSSWWPSTERSMISSWVQSPQIDIQKNTDVLATGQVFDPYRVRGKLSWAEIGNYSLASEVSWMSVGKKQLEYASGALRKFRTLVEQLARVNPIHLSCNEKLAFWINLYNALIMHAYLAYGVPKSDLKLFSLMQKAAYTVGGHSYTAAAMEYVILKMKPPTHRPQIALLLAIHKLKVSEEQRKASIDTHEPLLAFALSCGMYSSPAVRIYTAKGVKEELLEAQREFIQASVGLSSKGKLLVPKMVHCYAKSLVEDSNLGVWIAKYLPPHQAAFVEQCISQRRQSLLASRNCGILPFDSRFRYLFLPDDNNNNSSK